A single region of the Onychomys torridus chromosome 11, mOncTor1.1, whole genome shotgun sequence genome encodes:
- the Slc45a3 gene encoding solute carrier family 45 member 3 has product MAPRALTALSIMVQRLWASRLLRHRKAQLLLVNLLTFGLEVCLAAGITYVPPLLLEVGVEEKFMTMVLGIGPVLGLVSVPLLGSASDQWRGRCGRRRPFIWALSLGVLLSLFLIPRAGWLAGLLCPDTRPLELALLILGVGLLDFCGQVCFTPLEALLSDLFRDPDHCRQAFSVYAFMISLGGCLGYLLPAIDWDASALAPYLGTQEECLFGLLTLIFLACVAATLFVAEEAVLGPPEPAEGLLVPTSVSSRCCPCRVGLALRNLGTLFPRLHQLCCRMPRTLRRLFVAELCSWMALMTFTLFYTDFVGEGLYQGVPRAEPGTEARRHYDEGIRMGSLGLFLQCAISLLCSLVMDRLVQRFGTRSVYLASVMTFPLAAGATCLSHSVVVVTASAALTGFTFSALQILPYTLASLYHREKQVFLPKYRGDAGGGSSEDSQTTSFLPGPKPGAPFPNGHVGPGCGGSSLLVPPPTLCGASACDVSMRVVVGEPPEAKVVPGRGICLDLAILDSAFLLSQVAPSLFMGSIVQLSRSVTAYMVSAAGLGLVAIYFATRVVFDKNDLAKYSV; this is encoded by the exons ATGGCCCCCAGAGCCCTAACTGCCCTGTCCATCATGGTCCAGAGGCTGTGGGCCAGCCGTCTGCTACGGCATCGGAAAGCCCAGCTCCTGCTGGTCAACCTGCTGACCTTTGGCCTGGAGGTGTGCCTGGCTGCCGGCATTACCTATGTGCCACCCCTTCTACTGGAAGTGGGGGTAGAGGAGAAGTTCATGACCATGGTGCTGG GCATTGGCCCAGTGCTGGGCCTGGTCTCTGTCCCACTCCTAGGCTCAGCCAGCGACCAGTGGCGTGGCCGCTGTGGCCGCCGGAGGCCCTTCATCTGGGCTCTGTCCCTGGGTGTCCTGCTAAGCCTCTTCCTCATCCcaagggctggctggctggcagggcTGCTGTGCCCGGATACCAGGCCACTGGAGTTGGCCCTGCTGATCTTGGGAGTGGGGCTGCTGGACTTCTGTGGCCAAGTGTGCTTCACGCCGCTGGAGGCCTTACTCTCCGACCTCTTCCGGGACCCGGACCACTGCCGCCAAGCATTCTCCGTCTATGCCTTCATGATCAGCCTCGGGGGCTGCCTGGGCTACCTCTTACCTGCCATTGACTGGGACGCCAGCGCCCTGGCACCCTACCTAGGCACTCAGGAAGAATGCCTCTTTGGCCTCCTCACCCTCATCTTTCTCGCCTGCGTGGCAGCCACTCTGTTTGTGGCCGAGGAGGCGGTCCTGGGCCCGCCTGAGCCAGCAGAAGGGCTGCTGGTCCCGACCTCTGTGTCTTCCCGCTGCTGCCCATGCCGGGTGGGCCTGGCTCTCCGGAATCTGGGTACCCTGTTTCCCCGGCTACACCAGCTGTGCTGCCGCATGCCTCGCACCCTGCGCCGACTCTTTGTGGCTGAGCTGTGCAGCTGGATGGCGCTCATGACCTTCACGCTGTTCTACACAGACTTTGTGGGAGAGGGGCTATACCAGGGTGTACCAAGAGCTGAGCCGGGCACCGAGGCCCGGAGACACTATGATGAAG GCATTCGAATGGGCAGCCTGGGGCTCTTCCTGCAGTGTGCCATCTCCCTGCTCTGCTCCCTGGTCATGGACAGGCTGGTGCAGCGGTTTGGCACACGGTCCGTCTATCTGGCTAGCGTGATGACCTTCCCTCTGGCTGCTGGCGCCACATGCCTGTCACACAGCGTGGTCGTAGTAACAGCTTCAGCTGCCCTCACTGGGTTCACCTTCTCGGCCTTGCAGATCCTGCCTTACACGCTGGCCTCCCTCTACCATCGTGAGAAGCAG GTGTTCCTGCCCAAATACCGAGGGGACGCTGGAGGTGGTAGCAGTGAGGACAGCCAGACAACCAGCTTCTTGCCAGGCCCTAAGCCAGGAGCTCCCTTCCCGAATGGACACGTGGGCCCTGGCTGCGGCGGCAGCAGCCTCCTGGTACCGCCACCTACACTCTGCGGGGCCTCTGCATGCGACGTCTCCATGCGGGTGGTGGTGGGTGAGCCACCTGAGGCCAAGGTTGTTCCTGGGCGGGGCATTTGCCTGGACCTTGCCATCCTGGACAGCGCCTTCCTGCTGTCCCAGGTGGCTCCTTCCCTGTTCATGGGCTCCATTGTCCAGCTGAGCCGATCTGTTACTGCCTATATGGTATCAGCGGCAGGCTTGGGTCTGGTCGCCATTTACTTTGCTACACGGGTAGTGTTTGACAAGAACGATTTGGCCAAATACTCTGTGTAG